A portion of the Vibrio coralliirubri genome contains these proteins:
- a CDS encoding HPr family phosphocarrier protein produces MYEKQVEITAENGLHTRPAAQFVKEAKSFDADITVTSNGKSASAKSLFKLQTLGLVKGTNVTISAEGPQAQQAVDHLVALMDQLH; encoded by the coding sequence ATGTACGAGAAGCAAGTAGAAATCACAGCAGAAAACGGTCTTCACACTCGTCCAGCTGCACAGTTCGTTAAAGAAGCAAAATCTTTCGACGCTGACATCACAGTGACTTCTAACGGCAAAAGCGCTAGCGCGAAAAGCCTGTTCAAACTACAAACTTTAGGCCTAGTAAAAGGTACTAACGTTACTATTTCAGCTGAAGGTCCTCAAGCTCAGCAAGCAGTAGACCACCTAGTTGCTCTTATGGATCAACTACACTAA
- the cysZ gene encoding sulfate transporter CysZ, with the protein MTIESIPRSGFGYFIFGIKIALSPSIRKFVLMPLIANVLLVGGALFYIFSNLNTWIEGWIGALPSFLSWLSYILWPLLVLTVLATFSYFFSTLANFIAAPFNGLLAEKVEELLSGKKVNDDGLLDVLKDTPRILAREWRKLVYILPKAIGLFLLLLIPALGQTVAPFLWFIFTAWMLAIQYADYPFDNHKIKFDDMRNNLKQKQGKSYSFGALVSVFTTIPILNLIVMPVAVCGATAMWVAEFKDQALRSRL; encoded by the coding sequence ATGACTATTGAATCTATTCCCCGCTCCGGCTTTGGCTATTTTATTTTCGGAATAAAAATCGCTTTATCACCGAGCATTCGTAAGTTTGTACTAATGCCACTTATCGCGAACGTGTTACTCGTTGGTGGTGCCTTGTTTTATATCTTCTCCAACCTAAACACTTGGATTGAAGGTTGGATTGGTGCATTGCCAAGTTTCTTGTCGTGGTTGTCATACATTTTATGGCCACTGCTTGTGTTAACCGTTTTGGCCACGTTCTCGTATTTCTTTAGTACGCTCGCTAACTTTATTGCCGCACCGTTCAACGGTTTACTCGCGGAAAAAGTTGAAGAGTTGTTGAGTGGTAAAAAAGTTAATGACGATGGTTTACTTGATGTTCTCAAAGATACCCCACGTATATTAGCGAGAGAATGGCGCAAGCTTGTCTACATTCTGCCAAAAGCGATCGGTTTATTCCTGCTTTTGTTAATTCCAGCACTAGGACAAACCGTTGCACCGTTTTTATGGTTCATTTTCACAGCATGGATGTTAGCGATCCAATACGCCGACTACCCATTCGATAACCATAAAATCAAGTTTGATGACATGAGAAACAATTTGAAACAAAAACAAGGCAAGAGCTACAGCTTTGGCGCGCTTGTTTCTGTGTTCACCACAATTCCAATTCTAAACCTGATCGTAATGCCCGTTGCCGTTTGCGGCGCGACGGCAATGTGGGTTGCTGAGTTTAAAGACCAAGCTCTGCGTTCTCGTCTATAA
- the cysK gene encoding cysteine synthase A: MSKIYEDNTLTIGNTPLVRLNKVSKGNVLAKIEARNPSFSVKCRIGSNMIWEAEKAGTLKPGIELVEPTSGNTGVALAFVAAARGYKLTLTMPESMSLERRKLLKALGANLVLTEAPKGMNGAIAKAEEIVASDPDKYLLLQQFNNPANPQIHEQTTGPEIWEATDGEIDVFVAGVGTGGTITGTSRYIKGEKGKAITSVAVEPAESPVIAQALAGEEIKPAPHKIQGIGAGFIPGNLDLEIIDRVESVTSEEAIEMAQRLMKEEGILAGISSGAAVVAANRIAELPEFAGKTIVTVLPSSGERYLSTALFAGIFTEKENQQ, from the coding sequence ATGAGCAAGATCTACGAAGACAACACCCTAACGATTGGTAACACACCTCTAGTCCGCCTTAACAAAGTAAGCAAAGGTAACGTCCTAGCTAAGATCGAAGCTCGTAACCCAAGCTTCAGTGTTAAGTGTCGTATCGGTTCAAACATGATCTGGGAAGCAGAAAAAGCGGGTACGCTTAAGCCAGGTATCGAGCTTGTTGAGCCTACCAGTGGTAACACAGGTGTTGCACTTGCATTCGTAGCAGCAGCACGCGGTTACAAACTAACGCTAACTATGCCTGAATCAATGAGCCTAGAACGTCGTAAGTTGCTTAAAGCGCTTGGCGCAAACCTAGTGCTAACTGAAGCACCAAAAGGTATGAATGGCGCGATTGCTAAAGCAGAAGAGATTGTTGCTTCAGACCCAGACAAGTACCTACTACTACAACAGTTCAACAACCCAGCCAACCCACAGATTCACGAGCAGACGACTGGTCCTGAAATTTGGGAAGCAACAGACGGCGAAATCGATGTATTTGTCGCGGGTGTAGGTACAGGCGGTACTATCACAGGTACAAGTCGTTACATTAAAGGTGAAAAAGGCAAAGCGATCACTTCAGTAGCGGTTGAGCCAGCAGAGTCTCCAGTGATTGCACAGGCACTTGCAGGCGAAGAAATCAAACCAGCTCCACACAAAATTCAAGGTATCGGCGCAGGTTTCATCCCTGGAAACCTAGATTTAGAGATTATTGACCGTGTTGAATCGGTAACTTCTGAAGAAGCTATTGAGATGGCTCAACGCCTAATGAAAGAAGAAGGTATTCTTGCAGGCATCTCATCTGGCGCGGCAGTTGTAGCAGCGAACAGAATCGCCGAACTACCTGAATTTGCAGGAAAAACTATCGTTACCGTACTACCAAGTTCTGGTGAACGTTACCTAAGCACAGCCCTATTTGCTGGCATCTTTACGGAAAAAGAGAACCAACAATAA
- the ptsI gene encoding phosphoenolpyruvate-protein phosphotransferase PtsI: protein MISGILASPGIAFGKALLLQEDEIVLNTQSISDDQVEAEVQRFFDARNKSSQQLEVVKQKALETFGEEKEAIFEGHIMLLEDEELEEEILALIKKDKMHADNAIHTVIEEQAVALESLDDEYLKERATDIRDIGTRFVKNALGINIVSLADINEEVILVAYDLTPSETAQINLDYVLGFACDIGGRTSHTSIMARSLELPAIVGTNDITKQVKNGDMLVLDAMNNKIIINPSDAELAEAKKIKEDFEAEAVELAKLKDLHAETLDGHRVEVCGNIGTVKDCDGILRNGGEGVGLYRTEFLFMDRDALPTEEEQYVAYKEVAEAMEGESVIIRTMDIGGDKDLPYMDLPQEMNPFLGWRAVRISLDRREILRDQLRGILRASAHGKLRIMFPMIISVEEIRELKKAIEEYKVELRAEGLAFDEEIEIGVMVETPAAAAIAHHLAKEVSFFSIGTNDLTQYTLAVDRGNEMISHLYNPLSPAVLTVIKQVIDASHAEGKWTGMCGELAGDERATLLLLGMGLDEFSMSGISIPKVKKVIRNSNFAEVKAMADEALSLPTAAEIEACVEKFIAEKTQ, encoded by the coding sequence ATGATTTCAGGCATCCTAGCATCTCCTGGTATTGCTTTCGGTAAAGCACTACTACTTCAAGAAGATGAAATTGTCCTAAACACTCAATCTATCTCTGACGACCAAGTTGAAGCAGAAGTACAGCGTTTCTTTGACGCTCGTAACAAATCTTCTCAGCAACTTGAAGTTGTTAAGCAAAAAGCACTTGAAACTTTTGGCGAAGAAAAAGAAGCAATCTTTGAAGGCCACATCATGCTGCTTGAAGATGAAGAGCTAGAAGAAGAGATTTTAGCACTCATCAAGAAAGACAAAATGCACGCAGACAACGCGATCCACACTGTGATCGAAGAGCAAGCTGTTGCACTAGAGTCTCTTGATGATGAGTACCTAAAAGAACGTGCAACTGATATCCGTGATATCGGTACTCGTTTCGTTAAAAATGCTCTAGGCATCAACATTGTATCTCTAGCAGATATCAATGAAGAAGTTATCCTAGTTGCTTACGACCTAACGCCATCTGAAACTGCACAAATCAACCTAGACTACGTTCTTGGTTTCGCTTGTGACATCGGCGGTCGTACATCTCATACTTCAATCATGGCACGTTCTCTTGAGCTTCCAGCTATCGTTGGTACTAACGATATCACTAAGCAAGTTAAGAACGGCGACATGCTTGTGCTAGACGCGATGAACAACAAGATCATCATAAACCCTTCAGATGCTGAATTAGCAGAAGCTAAGAAAATCAAAGAAGATTTCGAAGCAGAAGCTGTTGAACTAGCAAAACTAAAAGATTTACATGCTGAAACTCTAGACGGTCACCGTGTAGAAGTTTGTGGCAACATCGGTACAGTAAAAGACTGTGACGGTATCCTGCGTAACGGCGGTGAAGGCGTTGGTCTGTACCGTACTGAGTTCCTATTTATGGACCGTGACGCGCTTCCTACTGAAGAAGAGCAATACGTTGCTTACAAAGAAGTAGCAGAAGCAATGGAAGGCGAGTCAGTGATTATCCGTACTATGGATATCGGTGGCGATAAAGACCTACCATACATGGACCTTCCTCAAGAGATGAACCCTTTCCTAGGCTGGCGTGCAGTACGTATCAGCTTGGATCGTCGTGAAATCCTACGTGACCAACTACGTGGTATCCTACGTGCTTCTGCACACGGTAAACTACGTATCATGTTCCCAATGATCATTTCTGTTGAAGAGATCCGTGAACTGAAAAAAGCAATCGAAGAGTACAAAGTTGAACTTCGCGCTGAAGGCCTAGCTTTCGATGAAGAAATCGAAATCGGCGTAATGGTTGAGACTCCAGCAGCTGCTGCAATCGCACACCACCTAGCGAAAGAAGTATCTTTCTTCTCTATCGGTACTAACGACCTAACGCAATACACTCTTGCGGTAGACCGTGGTAACGAAATGATTTCTCACCTATACAACCCACTATCTCCTGCTGTTCTTACAGTAATCAAGCAAGTGATCGATGCATCACACGCTGAAGGTAAGTGGACTGGTATGTGTGGTGAGCTTGCTGGTGATGAACGTGCAACGCTACTTCTTCTTGGTATGGGTCTAGATGAGTTCTCTATGAGCGGTATCTCTATCCCTAAAGTGAAGAAAGTAATCCGTAACTCTAACTTCGCTGAAGTTAAAGCTATGGCTGACGAAGCACTATCTCTACCTACAGCTGCAGAAATTGAAGCTTGCGTAGAAAAATTCATCGCTGAGAAAACTCAGTAA
- the crr gene encoding PTS glucose transporter subunit IIA → MGLFDKLKKLVSDDSADAGAIEIIAPLSGEIVNIEDVPDVVFAEKIVGDGIAIKPAGDKMVAPVNGTIGKIFETNHAFSIESDDGVELFVHFGIDTVELKGEGFTRVAEEGQSVKAGDTIITFDLALLEEKAKSTLTPVVISNMDEIKELNKLSGSVTVGETPVLKVTK, encoded by the coding sequence ATGGGTCTGTTTGACAAACTGAAAAAGCTTGTATCTGATGACAGCGCTGATGCTGGTGCAATCGAAATCATCGCACCTCTTTCTGGTGAAATCGTAAACATCGAAGACGTGCCAGATGTAGTTTTCGCTGAAAAAATCGTTGGTGACGGCATCGCTATCAAACCAGCTGGCGACAAAATGGTAGCTCCAGTTAACGGTACTATCGGTAAGATCTTCGAAACTAACCACGCATTCTCTATCGAGTCTGACGACGGTGTTGAGCTTTTCGTTCACTTCGGTATCGATACTGTTGAGCTTAAAGGCGAAGGCTTCACTCGTGTAGCTGAAGAAGGTCAATCTGTTAAAGCTGGTGACACTATCATCACTTTCGACCTAGCGCTTCTAGAAGAGAAAGCGAAATCTACGCTTACTCCAGTTGTTATCTCTAACATGGACGAAATCAAGGAGCTGAACAAGCTTTCTGGTTCTGTAACTGTTGGCGAAACTCCAGTTCTTAAAGTAACTAAGTAA
- a CDS encoding flagellin encodes MAVNVNTNVSAMTAQRYLNNANSAQQTSMERLASGSKINSAKDDAAGLQISNRLNVQSRGLDVAVRNANDGISIAQTAEGAMNETTNILQRMRDLSLQSSNGSNSKSERVAIQEEVTALNDELNRIAETTSFGGNKLLNGTHGTKSFQIGADNGEAVMLQLKDMRSDNAQMGGKSYQTENAKDKDWNVQAGSNDLKLSFTDNFGQAQEIDISAKAGDDIEELATYINGQQDSVKASVTEDGKLQMFTGNNKVEGEVAFSGSLAGELGMQPGKDVTVDTIDVTSVGGAQESVAVIDAALKYVDSHRAELGAFQNRFDHAISNLDNINENVNASKSRIKDTDFAKETTQMTKSQILSQASSSILAQAKQAPNSALSLLG; translated from the coding sequence ATGGCAGTGAATGTAAATACAAACGTTTCAGCGATGACAGCGCAACGTTACCTAAACAACGCAAACAGCGCACAACAAACATCAATGGAGCGTCTAGCTTCAGGTTCAAAAATCAACAGCGCAAAAGATGACGCTGCGGGCCTACAAATCTCGAACCGTTTGAACGTTCAAAGTCGTGGTCTTGATGTTGCTGTACGTAACGCGAACGACGGTATCTCAATTGCACAAACAGCTGAAGGTGCAATGAACGAGACGACGAACATCCTGCAACGTATGCGTGATTTGTCTCTACAATCTTCAAACGGCTCAAACTCAAAATCTGAGCGTGTAGCGATTCAAGAAGAAGTAACAGCACTGAACGACGAACTAAACCGTATCGCGGAAACGACGTCTTTTGGTGGCAACAAGCTGCTTAACGGTACTCACGGTACAAAATCATTCCAAATCGGTGCGGACAACGGTGAAGCGGTAATGCTTCAACTGAAAGACATGCGCTCTGATAACGCTCAGATGGGTGGTAAGAGCTACCAAACTGAGAACGCGAAAGACAAAGACTGGAACGTTCAAGCAGGCTCTAACGACCTAAAACTGTCGTTCACTGATAACTTCGGCCAAGCACAAGAAATCGACATCAGCGCAAAAGCGGGTGACGACATCGAAGAGCTAGCAACGTACATCAACGGTCAACAAGATTCTGTTAAAGCGTCTGTCACTGAAGACGGTAAGCTACAAATGTTTACTGGTAACAACAAAGTTGAAGGCGAAGTGGCATTCTCTGGCAGCCTTGCGGGTGAACTAGGCATGCAACCTGGCAAAGATGTAACCGTTGATACTATCGATGTAACATCAGTTGGCGGCGCACAAGAGTCTGTAGCAGTTATCGATGCGGCACTTAAGTATGTAGATAGCCACCGTGCTGAGCTAGGTGCTTTCCAAAACCGTTTCGACCACGCTATCAGCAACTTAGACAACATTAACGAGAACGTTAATGCATCTAAGAGCCGTATTAAAGATACCGACTTCGCGAAAGAAACGACTCAGATGACTAAGTCTCAGATCCTTTCTCAAGCTTCAAGCTCGATTCTTGCTCAAGCGAAGCAAGCTCCGAACTCGGCACTTAGCCTACTAGGTTAA